AAACAGAAGACTCCTGCACAGAAAAGGTGATTTAAACTTTGTGTTTCAtgtaaatgaaaaattaaattatctgATTTCGATATACAAAGGTAGTTAAATTATCACGAACTATTAttaactaatatttatatttttcagaTCTGCGGAGGGGACACGAAAGCTTCTAACAATAAAAAGCAGAAGGCGTCTACTTCTAAAACGTAAGCATTGTTTGAAATATTTAGTATAAAATTCAGCATTTTTCATTCGATTCTTGAGAAATTTTGTTGTTCAAAAAATTGGTTGGCgttaagtacctagtttttatctagtcacttttttattaaaaaaaatgatggaGCTATGAAGGTCGTTTGGGACTACAATTCAAGAacccattattttattttgggacaatttatttattttatactatttcTTACATAGATTTGTGAAACGAAATGAGGAGCCATCACCGTGGAATGAATCTTTCGACTTGTTCGGGCTGCTGACAAAAGAGGAGGCAACTACAGCGGGACTTAGAAGTTTCATTTGAAGCCACATTCTTCAATCTGCTGGTCGTTGCAATGGATAGTTTTCCTTTATATCATGTAAGTTTTAATTATATctgacttttatttattttttgtgtaactGATAGTAACAGTTATCGTGTACTGTTAGGCCTTtcctgttttttatttattttcttaatctTTATCTTTGTACTATTTATATTGTACTTATGTATTATGATGaccatttattatttatcttttcttacatagtataaaacaagtaggcaactaataaattaatatatttcgtCTTATTCTTTAGGACATCGATACGAATGTGTACGCGCAAGACCCTTTGGAAGGGTTTACACAACGAATGGAAAATTGGAAAAATGAAGATTTAAAAAATGCAGattcaaaaaaaactaaacccaAAAACAAAAAACGAGAATCATTatctaaaaaaaacttaaagacCAGGCTCGAACATCGTACGTAATTTGCAAAGAGTTTCAAAGAGGTCAGCGTTTAATAAAAATCAAGATTTATGACTTCACGGAGAGCATGACAGAACAAGTTGATTTTTCATTAGACGATAGTGATAGTGAGTTTTTAAGTATGAGTGCACAATATGTTGTTAAAAACCCTGTCGATGAAATTTTAGACTCCACggaaaatattatcaataagatatctaaGGAAATTAATAAACGGGGATTGTAATCGCaaataacaattttataaataaaagcatgctatgaaaaaaatgttttattataactAAATCCTTAAACtaagaaatatataaatatatcaacaatcataaaacaatataattagtTCATGTTAATTGTACAATTATTATCATACCATTTCTTGATACAAATGACATTTCTTAATGAGTAGTGTTTATTGATAACATGATATAAAGTACTTTTACTTTTTTCCTTAAGAAACTTATTATAAAGTATTACAAAATTCGGACAGCCATTTTTTGTAATATCAGTAACGTAACAGATTTCACATAAATTTTGCACCCATTTCGTTTTTTCTAGACCTttcacatatatttttttattttcgagATAGGGAATTATAATATTTTGGAAATGACTATAACTTATATGTCCATCACTCCAACGAAAACCGAAGTTATTTTCAATCCAGCGCACATGTTTACGTTCTTCATGCGATAATCGTGAATAAGGAAATGGTGGCTTTATTGAAAATACCAGAGTAAAGTCATCAGCAGCCAAAGCTAACTCTTTAATAATGAATGTATTCTGAGCATCTTTAAAGCCTTGTATGTCCGCAATATAATAATCTAAGTTcatgatatttttttacaatactaCTTAAAGGTTTATATTCCACAATACAGTcgtcaaatattaaacaaaatgcAGATGTATTGTCAGGAATTTCTTTATCACTCTCAATTTCTATTCTTACGTCTATAGGTCCTGACTTCAAACGATCGTTTTGTCTAGAAGTGTCCAAGACATataaagtacattttttaaagtCGTGTATATTTAACAATGGTTCAGCACGACGTCCATGATATGACTGTTGAAATCTTGTATATTGTTCATATAATATTGCATAAATTGTCGTGTTCGAATTTAACGTTTAAACTTTCATATGGAAAATAAGTGGAGTTTAAAAAAACACGCACTTCACGCAAGTTGCAATgatcaaaacaagaaaaatcggTTTcggatttattttttctttcggTAGACAAAGCTAGCACCACAAACCGAGGTTTTTCTAACTGAGATGATGTTTTGATTGCCCATGTATGTTTAGTTGTTTTAGGTAGAAGTGGATACTCGTATAAATCCCAATTTCTAAAAGCCAAGTTCAGAGGACGGTCTTTTTCTAACAACTTTAACATTTGTATTCGTTGACGGTCAGATACCTTGATATGTGGCACTCTCCATACGATTTTGTCAATAACAATATCTTCCAACACTTCGTTTGTATTCAGTTTTACTGCATTTAAATTAGTATTGCTTCGCAATAAAATCAATTCATGTTTACaatctattattattttgttgaaGTCTTCAGCAAATCctaaaattttgtttaaagGTAAAGATACAGCAAAACGTCCACCTTGAGTATTTTTTGTACCGTTCAAATCCCATCCCCATGCTTTTGACATCGATGATTCATTACTATTCATAGATAACAAAGATTTAATAGTGGTAgtgatacctacatttttaactTTGTCAATCTCAACTCCATTCAATTCGTAACGAATATCTTGAAACAGGAATAGAAATGAATTGTTTGTAAATTGAATGCTTTGCACTTCTGAATTTGATTCCCTGTTAATAACCTTGACGGTGCCTTCTAAGTATAAAGTACTAGCGGACGGTAAAATATATAGGTCTTGTTGATTAATGGGTATTCGaatttcatcgtttttattAAACGTTGTTACATATGGTCTATAAGAATGAACTTCAAAGCTTTCAATTGCATTGTCTTCAGCAAAAGACTCTGCCACACTGAGTATTTTACTCATTTTAATAATCCTACAAGTTTTAAAAACTTTACGTTTTCCTTTGTTAATTTCACAGTAGTTTTCCTTTTCACAGTAGTAAACTGATTTTTTTAGGAAGTTGCATAGACTTTTTATTAAAGTCTATCATTATACCTTTTTTCTGAGATGGAAATATAACTGAATATCTTCTCCTCTTAAATTAATTAGTTGATTTTTTGCGTCaagtagggtaaaggcaccagtagtcagccttataacgacttttttaagtttgaacgttcggcatttctacaggattagtcggataattaaacaaatgacatggttagatcaattgtttatcatagttttaaaacaaaatattaaaaaaaataacaatcctctttataatatctctaattaagtttaaacaaaaagtggcacttttctccagtagtcagcctccaaaatccagtaagcagcctctgtgtacccagtactcagcctatataaactattcataataattagatcaaaatcactaatatttatatcaaaatcaacgatattataatatttattatttcttataGACAGACTTGAGGTAATAAATATTcagattttatttctttataatttttgttatcgttattgtagttaagtagttgtagtttttaattttagtttataattttttgcatatatcaaaatcaacaatgttatacaaatatctatttttatgTAAGATTGAAATATAATGCTTattaattgaccgagcgttagcgaaggtctccgtttcagataaggcaaaaaatgctttcgtacgttcgcatgttctcctctacaggtcgcaattctcaaccgattctcgtgaaattttgtgagcaggttcagtgaataaatatatatttttgtcggtatttgttttttttttttacaaaaaggcGGAGTCATACATTTGTTCAGCTTTAAggtatgctcgcgaggtctatatctcacagagccactagtttaataAGGTTTAATTTGTAAAGTTAACCGTGTGTATTACGTACCCAGCCCactattaactttttttttaatttatttatttattacacaaaagttactacaaaaagtaaaagttagttagttatttttattactattttagttattgttattgtagttagttgtagtttttcattttagtttatatttttttcgcaTATACAtgtgtattacttacctacttgtttacttatttaataaaaaaaatcttataggtacatacaattcttatgacacgaaatttgttggccataggtacttaattaactaacactattcttgcaaactaagaatcgcaatatttattttctaataattaattcgtcaaaaattaatgaggtaaatcaggaaatatataattatgttcctagtaggtattcggtaaaaaataattaatcgagtctatgcagatctaattatcattaataaacaaagtcatataccgaccaggaaaaagcaaaatgatagtgtatagttaacgtcaaaaatatgtatacacttttgaaccttatttcagtgagatagggtttaaaaatgtggacataattttgacggcgacgtaccaagcaaggtcaatggctaagtactggatccgcgaaacccagtgctcagccgcattaaaacgttatttcaaatgcggctgactactgggtttcactttaaattgactagggcatgcctaaccaaatttgaaaatgtaaacttaacggtcctaacggtcgcattggctcgaaaataataaaataaacgaataacccaaaggtcagccgtggggggctggacactggattctttggaaaaaagtgttatccagtggccagccccctcaatttataagtgaaatattgatattttcattcaaatataatgcaatttaatagataaactaataaataaaccaatcattaacaaaaacaataacttttaacattaaaacacagTTTtccttgcctgttaagagaacaccacgtgcagtaaaaaatatggcggacatgacactattgcactcgtcgacaaacagcacctgtatgaacgagtatatttcttcccccgttccctcaccgcacctgtcgtgtgacgtattaaccaataaggaatcaaagctcctatttgagtactcgcgatttgtttaaacgaatataccagatatttatgaccaataaacggctcaaaaggctgaccactggtacctggctgaccactggtgccgttaccctatccGTACATTAATTGAACTTATGGTATCTTGATTTACAGGAAAATATATAAGATTTCTTGGAACTTCTATGATTCGATATCCAGGCGGTACGTTAGGAACAAATTCATGAATTATATGACTAGGTTTTCCGTTAACAAATGATCCGCTCACAATATCACATTCTATCCTGATAACAGTCGTTGATATAATGTTGACAGGGAATTGTGAACAGTTTTTTATATTCGCCTTTAAGATCTCATGATAGTCTGATGTAACATTAATTTGTAGTTTTCTTTATCGTCTTCGGTTACTAAATTTAAATTCggaattttcttaaataacattTGAACAAGCCTTTGAGTTTTTTGAAAAGCATGTCCATTAATAGTAATAGTTTTATCTGCCACGTAAACCCTCTGCAACCCCATCATAAGTTTTCCTCTGTCTAGTCTGACTCCATAAGGTACATCTTCAAATGCCTTTGCAGAAAATGATAGTGGAGACGAAAAGTTTCTATCTAAACTGGAAACACTCTCGAAAGTCTCCTCATCTGTTGCAACACTGTCGCTGTTGGAATAATCTTCCTCTAATTCACTTTCTTCTTCAAAATctgattcatttttttttacatctttTCCTTCTAAACGATGTTCTTTAGATTTTGTTCTCGAACGATTTAGTTCGAAAACCGTTTCATCATGAGATGAACTTGGTTTAGTATCACTATAAttcaacttcagtttttttGGTGTACTGTGGTAATCAGGACTCTTTTCATACTCATTTTTCGTTTTTTCGTTTATACCGCTTCGTTCTGCGATTTCATTGAGAGGCTGCGTGATTGGCTTAAGAACTGACTCTAGGAATGTTTGGTTTTCACTTGTCATATCACGCATCAATTTTAGTTTTCACTTAACAGCCTTTGCTGATTTTACAATTTCTTGTTTAGTCATTTTTTCCATAGTTACTGCGAATAAAGACCTTACTTTGTAGACGATAATATTTGAAATGATGAGCAACACTTTGTGTTTATTCTTATATGTCTTTATTCAGTAAGAATAACAAAAGTGTCAAAGTTCTTTCTGTAGCATCCTTTATTTCTTTCACaatctttatttattactaaataattatatggTGCACACCAAATTTTAGCGCACATTTCTTTAAATTGCTGCCAAGACATATCTGTATTTACATGTTcgttatataggtacatgacGTAAATTATGTTCGTCTTGTTTAAAAAGTATAATAAGATTAGCATTATCTCTTATTAATTGCTTGGgaatttttgtgtatgtttggTTAAGATAAAAACAATCTATTTTGGaatgtcgtcccatagaaaagtaATCTCTAACGTTGTTTTGCTTTTCACATGCTATATCATCAAATACCATGACTGAATCTGGTTTTGCTTGATTTGGATTTAAGACTTGTtcgttttcattatatttataaaatgatacTCCAGACACCTGTTGAAGTACTTTTTCTAGAAATAAGTATTTAGGTTGGAACAAAGTTTTGGAATAAACATACACATTTCTAAATCTTAATCCGTTTTCGTGCATAAGAAGACCTATAACTAAATTAGTTTTTCCACAGTTAGATGGACCGCAAATGAGACAACGAATGGTGCTTGGTAAAAGTTTACCATGACGTAAACGTGTTTTATTAGAAATCAAATAGTCTTTGTGTAAATCAAGTGACTGTGCTTGCTTAATAAACTTCATATCTTGTTAATTTAGTAACGTCTACACTATGTAACGTTTTTTCGTGTAATGAAACTGATATTCAATTATAACTGTTTATAACGTTGCATTGGGTGTTTTAAAACACGAATCGAGATCACTAGGTGTCTAAACGCAAACTGTTAAATCTTTCGTGGTGTATATTGGATATTTTAGATCATTTAACCCTTTCTTGCCTTAACGAGACAGAAACCAAGCTGTTTATAAGATCACTTTCAACAAAAACTTTCGTAAAACGCATAGAGCGAACGCAGTGAGCGGCCAAATGCGGTTACACGAAAGTTTTTGTTGAAAGTGGTCTTATGAACAGCTTGGTTTCTGTCTCGTTAAGGCAGGAAAGGGTTAAATGATCTAGAATGCCCAATATACACCTactcctgagattgtacacctcgcggttgtgaagatccttggcgtttaggaagcctcgacctccacatttccgtgggatgtacaatctcataactgacgagcgtggatGTAGCAtacgatgtgcggtgagcagtgatcggaccctccgatccagggcgtccagctcggtctgagtccaccttagtatgccaaaggagtatgtgagtaggggcattacccaggcgttgaaggcgcgcactttgttgcctcctgacaaaagactgttaaggacatttgtgagccgactgaaaaagcgctccttcaccgaccgtctaataccctcgtcctcaatacccaacgactgtgacataccaaggtatttgtaggtttctgattcagagatagatctgaaagacattgtctcagaaggttgtaaatttgttgaatttacaaccctcccccgctgtacatgcataaccgcacatttatcgacaccaaactccatgttgatggcactactgaagacttcagtggtgttcagtagctccttcaagtcttggttatttggtgcaaatagtttgaggtcatccatgtacagaaggtgagaaatgacttcaccctctctccgaagccggcaacctagacccaaatccttcagcagggtgctgaggggattcagagctaggcagaaccataggggactcagactatcaccctgaaatattcctcgctcaatccttatgaaatcctgcgggccagggcggtcatccccgcctcctggttgacgaaggactgtggtccactgcctcatgcacgcgcttagaaaggctctcaaagctgcatcaactttatacagctctaagaccctccccagccatgaatgaggcaccgaatcataggccttcttatagtcaatccaagcggctgaaagggcctccttgttccgccggatttgttggcaaatggtcatgtctatgaggaggagctctttagtaccacgggacccaaccctacatccattttgagcgggggccaaaatattgttagcgacaatgtgcgcgttgatttttgtcctcaaaatggatgtaaggagcttatagagtgtggtaagcacgtgatgggtctgtaattcttcgcttccgtggtactaccggtactactactactacttaattctatggtttcctcccactttcggtacaccttcctttggtcactctggaaaagacgattctgctggaatcgatccacacgctctctgtagcggcgaatacggtttgcccatgcatagactttttgcttaagaaagtcgatgcgctccgTGATATTGGCAATATAGTCGCGGGGCTTAATACCCGTCCCCACGAACGCCtgattcacaaagcgcattactcgggggcggtTATTGCCCCCCCCCtaaagcagatcagctttgcaataagagtcctaaaagagctgatacgtcgttcgatccgtatttgccatgcgggggcacctccgtcggtcctaggtgcacgttcagagtccggaagcttgactcgtgcaacacggcacgccgcgatggctccgcaatacatgatcgcgtgcgtatcatctaaatctttactagtccgtagatatggctctagtaaagcgtttagggctcccattagcgctagattgcgtctattcataggcaaacgtggtaatcgtggcctagtgttgggagtggagcgatactgcgtaatcgcctcatccagagtccttattattattattcttttatttatttctcttcttaggttggttttttacaatatggatataaaaataaaatacaaaaacagttacaaaaacaatacaaaatacttataaacatattataaaaaacctaacctagggtgcccttattattattattattctctttatttatttatcatcttaagttaggttaatttataatatggatataaaaataaaatacaaaaacacttacaaaaacaatacaaaatacttataaacatattataaaaaaacctaacctagggtgccgccagcagcggggcaaggcccaagctgccggtggtcagggctgcagagagaggaaccgacggactatccgcgccgtgtccaagatcaccgccttctgcatctgacccttgatccaaccacctagcgagagtctctcaagatgttggtcgagactcttcgctattagaccgttcgctgatacaactatcgggacaatgatcgtcgaatcaacatcccacatggcggttatctcgtgagccaagtctaggtacttactggacttgtccttctcggctttcacgagattctcatcatgggggatggtgatgtcaacgagcacggcccggcgttgcgctcgatctattatcacaatgtcaggcttattggctacaatagtcctgtcagtgatgatagatcgatcccaatagagcgtggcacgaccattctcgagaactggcgcaggtgaatacttgtagtacggtacttcgcgggccacaaggccgtatagaagagcaagctgctggtgaataatcctggctacgaggttatgtctgtgcaagtactcgccgttagcaagatgagagcaaccggaaatgatatgcctgagtgactctccgggacggcggcatgcccgacaaatgtcgaccgtaccgtccttcaggatatatttccgatagttgttcgtcatcattacttcgtccgcaattgcacaggcaaaaccctcggtttctccgaagaggtccccgaatcgtaaccagttcaccgacgcgagcaggtctacatcgggtcccgtgagggccttgtaaaaccgcccgtgtagcaccttactctcccatgccgccttgcgagccgcagtacttagtaccacaggtttgcgccagttctcgtttgccaaggagagaggcgtgaggttcctgtctactgccaccacatcacgatgcatcccacactcgttgttaaggaaataattcctgagattgtacacctcgcgg
The DNA window shown above is from Cydia amplana chromosome 25, ilCydAmpl1.1, whole genome shotgun sequence and carries:
- the LOC134659602 gene encoding uncharacterized protein LOC134659602, with the translated sequence MSFRSISESETYKYLGMSQSLGIEDEGIRRSVKERFFSRLTKVLNSLLSGGNKVRAFNAWVMPLLTYSFGILRWTQTELDALDRRVRSLLTAHRMLHPRSSVMRLYIPRKCGGRGFLNAKDLHNREVYNLRNYFLNNECGMHRDVVAVDRNLTPLSLANENWRKPVVLSTAARKAAWESKVLHGRFYKALTGPDVDLLASVNWLRFGDLFGETEGFACAIADEVMMTNNYRKYILKDGTVDICRACRRPGESLRHIISGCSHLANGEYLHRHNLVARIIHQQLALLYGLVAREVPYYKYSPAPVLENGRATLYWDRSIITDRTIVANKPDIVIIDRAQRRAVLVDITIPHDENLVKAEKDKSSKYLDLAHEITAMWDVDSTIIVPIVVSANGLIAKSLDQHLERLSLGGWIKGQMQKAVILDTARIVRRFLSLQP